The following are from one region of the Colius striatus isolate bColStr4 chromosome Z, bColStr4.1.hap1, whole genome shotgun sequence genome:
- the CDO1 gene encoding cysteine dioxygenase type 1 isoform X2 produces MEEQPAVMEQPVQTEVWKPQSLEELVRILHRIFAEDKVSVEEVQELMESYESNPEEWLQYAKFDQYSSIHDHTDSHCFMKILQGNLKETLFQWPEKKGNGEMTKKSERVLRDNQCAYINDSIGLHRVENISHTETAVSLHLYSPPFDSCNTFDQRTGHKHKVKMTFYSQFGERTACATAVPQENN; encoded by the exons ATGGAGGAGCAGCCGGCGGTGATGGAGCAGCCGGTGCAGACGGAGGTGTGGAAGCCGCAGAGTCTGGAAGAGCTGGTCCGCATCCTCCATCGGATATTCGCCGAGGATAAAGTCAGCGTTGAGGAAGTGCAGGAGCTGATGGAGTCGTACGAGAGCAACCCCGAGGAGTGGCTGCAGTACGCCAAGTTCGACCAGTACAG CAGTATCCATGATCACACTGACTCACACTGCTTTATGAAGATCCTCCAGGGAAATCTAAAGGAGACTCTGTTTCAGTGGCCTGAGAAGAAGGGGAATGGTGAAATGACTAAGAAATCAGAAAGAGTTTTGAGGGATAATCAATGTGCCTACATTAACG ACTCTATTGGCCTGCACCGTGTGGAGAACATAAGCCACACAGAGACTGCCGTTAGCCTGCATTTGTACAGCCCGCCCTTTGACAGCTGTAACACCTTCGATCAGAGGACTGGACACAAGCACAAAGTCAAGATGACCTTCTACAGCCAGTTTGGAGAAAGGACTGCATGT gcaacAGCAGTGCCACAGGAGAACAACTGA
- the CDO1 gene encoding cysteine dioxygenase type 1 isoform X1, giving the protein MEEQPAVMEQPVQTEVWKPQSLEELVRILHRIFAEDKVSVEEVQELMESYESNPEEWLQYAKFDQYRYTRNLVDNGNGKFNLMILCWGEGHGSSIHDHTDSHCFMKILQGNLKETLFQWPEKKGNGEMTKKSERVLRDNQCAYINDSIGLHRVENISHTETAVSLHLYSPPFDSCNTFDQRTGHKHKVKMTFYSQFGERTACATAVPQENN; this is encoded by the exons ATGGAGGAGCAGCCGGCGGTGATGGAGCAGCCGGTGCAGACGGAGGTGTGGAAGCCGCAGAGTCTGGAAGAGCTGGTCCGCATCCTCCATCGGATATTCGCCGAGGATAAAGTCAGCGTTGAGGAAGTGCAGGAGCTGATGGAGTCGTACGAGAGCAACCCCGAGGAGTGGCTGCAGTACGCCAAGTTCGACCAGTACAG GTACACAAGAAATCTTGTGGACAATGGAAATGGAAAGTTCAACTTGATGATCTTGTGCTGGGGTGAAGGGCATGGCAG CAGTATCCATGATCACACTGACTCACACTGCTTTATGAAGATCCTCCAGGGAAATCTAAAGGAGACTCTGTTTCAGTGGCCTGAGAAGAAGGGGAATGGTGAAATGACTAAGAAATCAGAAAGAGTTTTGAGGGATAATCAATGTGCCTACATTAACG ACTCTATTGGCCTGCACCGTGTGGAGAACATAAGCCACACAGAGACTGCCGTTAGCCTGCATTTGTACAGCCCGCCCTTTGACAGCTGTAACACCTTCGATCAGAGGACTGGACACAAGCACAAAGTCAAGATGACCTTCTACAGCCAGTTTGGAGAAAGGACTGCATGT gcaacAGCAGTGCCACAGGAGAACAACTGA
- the CDO1 gene encoding cysteine dioxygenase type 1 isoform X3: MEEQPAVMEQPVQTEVWKPQSLEELVRILHRIFAEDKVSVEEVQELMESYESNPEEWLQYAKFDQYRYTRNLVDNGNGKFNLMILCWGEGHGSSIHDHTDSHCFMKILQGNLKETLFQWPEKKGNGEMTKKSERVLRDNQCAYINDSIGLHRVENISHTETAVSLHLYSPPFDSCNTFDQRTGHKHKVKMTFYSQFGERTACVKHTGNSSATGEQLRSTSTCLDRTC, from the exons ATGGAGGAGCAGCCGGCGGTGATGGAGCAGCCGGTGCAGACGGAGGTGTGGAAGCCGCAGAGTCTGGAAGAGCTGGTCCGCATCCTCCATCGGATATTCGCCGAGGATAAAGTCAGCGTTGAGGAAGTGCAGGAGCTGATGGAGTCGTACGAGAGCAACCCCGAGGAGTGGCTGCAGTACGCCAAGTTCGACCAGTACAG GTACACAAGAAATCTTGTGGACAATGGAAATGGAAAGTTCAACTTGATGATCTTGTGCTGGGGTGAAGGGCATGGCAG CAGTATCCATGATCACACTGACTCACACTGCTTTATGAAGATCCTCCAGGGAAATCTAAAGGAGACTCTGTTTCAGTGGCCTGAGAAGAAGGGGAATGGTGAAATGACTAAGAAATCAGAAAGAGTTTTGAGGGATAATCAATGTGCCTACATTAACG ACTCTATTGGCCTGCACCGTGTGGAGAACATAAGCCACACAGAGACTGCCGTTAGCCTGCATTTGTACAGCCCGCCCTTTGACAGCTGTAACACCTTCGATCAGAGGACTGGACACAAGCACAAAGTCAAGATGACCTTCTACAGCCAGTTTGGAGAAAGGACTGCATGT GTAAAACACACAG gcaacAGCAGTGCCACAGGAGAACAACTGAGAAGCACCAGCACATGTTTGGATAGGACCTGCTGA